Part of the Papio anubis isolate 15944 chromosome 6, Panubis1.0, whole genome shotgun sequence genome, CATTATTCCACCAAAATAACTATTCCAGTCATTAAAAGATTGCTACTTCTATGCTGGTCGGTCCCTGGAGCATTTGCCTTTGGGGTGGTCTTCTCAGAGGCCTATGCAGATGGAATAGAGGGTTATGACATCTTGGTTGCCTGTTCCAGTTCCTGCCCAGTGATGTTCAACAAACTATGGGGGACCACCTTGTTTATGGCAGGTTTCTTCACTCCTGGGTCTATGATGGTGGGGATTTATGGCAAAATTTTTGCTGTATCCAGAAAACATGCTCATGCCATCAATACCTTGccagaaaatcaaaataatcaagtgaagaaagacaaaaaagctGCCAAAACTTTAGGAATAGTGATGGGAGTTTTCTTATTATGTTGGTTTCCTTGTTTCTTCACAATTTTATTGGATCCCTTTTTGAACTTCTCTACTCCTGTAATTTTGTTTGATGCCTTGACGTGGTTTGGTTATTTTAACTCCACATGTAATCCGTTAATATATGGTTTCTTCTATCCCTGGTTTCGCAGAGCACTGAAGTACATTTTGCTAGGTAAAGTTTTCAGCTCACATTTCCATAATACTAATTTGtgtatacaaaaagaaaatgagtaaacTTATTCTGCATGAATAAATTGGAGCAATAAACTCGAATTTAGAAGAATGAAGttgtttaaaatgtgtgtttttgtgcatgtgtgtattatTTTAGCTACCATAGAAAGCTCTTGGTTTCTAAGATGAGAATAAAAAAATGGAAGCTTCTCTTTGAGCCCAAAATCCCTCCAATAGTTTTCAGAATTCTTTACACATCCACTACTTCctggtagagaaaaaagaaagaaaattagaaaagtaaagaGAACATGGGGGAAAGCCAGAGATGGAgcaaagaggacacacaaaagCTTTTATACTGTTCAAAAAGGGTCAAAACATAGGCTGAGCTCGGGAACTGCTTGTCCCCCACTCCACCACAGACACTTCGTGTGATATTCCCATTTCATTTTTGTTCCTCAGTATCTTATCAGATGTACTTTGGAACATCAGCAACTAAAAATGATAGGTGAGTAAATATGGAAATAACCATTTCGAAAACCCATATTCTTCCAGGAGTCAGTTATGTGTTAGCTGAGAGTTAAGCCTTCGCTAGATTCTGCAGTTGTGAGAACAAACGTTTCTTAACTAAAAGAAGAAATGGCAAACTGAGTAACTGGGGCCACAGACTTCAGGCAGGTTTTCATTCAGGAGCCATCCTAACCACAGCAGCTAGTTAGTTTCCATGTTACATGCGGTAGAACTCTGTTCAGTGTCTTCCTTTCCTCCATAGGCTCATCCACATTTTGTATTGCTATTTGGTGTTCTGATGtttcaataaatgtgaaatacCTACTTAAGTTTGTTTTGAGTCCATCTTTCCTTTTTGCTTGATATTTATACACATACTTTTTAATAACACAAGAATGAGAGggagagataaagaagaaaattattaatttcaGGCTGAGACTCATTAAAAACTGATAGGCTGTGACCAGTGATGTGTTGGTATAAGTTCAACACTGGGCCCTAAAAAAAAGTCCTAATTTGTAGAGTTTGAGGATTTCCATGgtatatgcatttaaaaaccCTTTCCTTATAAGTGATTTTAACCTATAAGTGTAATGTCCTGAAAAGTTAACAAACTCTTCTTGAAAATAATCATAGGTGGTTCCAGTAAACCACTGGCTGCAAacaacatttttaatgaaaagcaaattagaatagaagaaaatagataATATCAAAATACATCACTTGCACTGAGGCTAAGTATAGCTtcatgaagttttattttcagatgtatctctgtgaatgtgtgtgtgtgtgtgtgtttgtatatggtAGTGAACTGTGTTTCACTGAAATATTCcttgtttaatttcttcatttacattaTAGCAATGAAAATTGTGAGTTTTCAAGAAGAGAGTAGTTGTATCCAGGTGCAGTTATGAAAGCAAATCTGTCAGTACCTTTTCAATGTCCTTTTACGTTTCAAAATGTAATCACCTTGCTGTGTTCTAGTGAGGATGACAGAGCGATCCAGCATCCTGCATACTTGCTGCCTTCTACCATTCACTCTGCCTTCATTTCCCAGGATTAGTAAAGTCATCTTCCTCAACACCCAGAATTTTATAGGAAGTTACAAATGTGAAAACTGAGCCTGGGGGATTTAGTGGTTTACCCTGGATTATACAACTAGTTATAAGTGCAGGACTAGAGCCCAGCTTTCTTGACTTCTTATCCTGTGTTCTTTGTTTactgaacttttttattttttcggatttgtgacattttaactggctttttttttaaaacaaagattttcaaaattcaaaCTTGTACAAATcactgaagtaaaaataaaaattctctccCATCCCAGTACTTTCTCATTACATTTAGGAATCAAAGTATAAACAGAAACCTTTTATGATTCAGACAATTATTCCCCCCTTGGATATTAGCCAGCGTTTAATTGAGCCCATACATCTGTGTATTTTCAATATATGGAAATGTCTGTACTTAATCTTCCTAGAATGATCATGAAATCAGATATAAAATAgtctttcatttggaaaaaaaaaaataaaacaaactgggCCATTAAAAACACACagggatgcctgtaatcccagcactttgggaggcccaggtgggcggatcatgaggtcaagagatggagaccatcctggccaacatagtgaaaccctgtctctactaaaaatacaaaaattaactggacgtggtgacgtgcatctgtagtcccagctacttgggcggctgaggcaggagaatcgcttgaacccaggaggcggaggttgccatgagctgagatcgcaccactgccctccagcctggtgacagagtaagactctgtctcaaaaaaatcaaaacaaacaaacaaacaaacaaaaaacccagggtATTTCAGTATCTCTTGAGAAAGTTAAAAGAGTAATCCCACCGGGACTCCACAGTTAGTGCCTATCTGGAAGCTCCTGGATCTGAGTTCTCTACTCCAGTTCTCCTGAGAGCAGAAGCAAACTTATATAGGAATCAGATATCTTAATCCTCTACACTGAACTTTCCGGAATTTCCTGATATCGCACCTGTGAAGCCACAAGAAGAGGGTGATTGATTCACAACTAACATATCAGGAAAGGGAAGGTACTGGGTCAATAAAAAGAATTGGAAATGTTCtagtctttttaaattattgctgATTTATTCTCTTCTTCAAAATAAGTGAATAGTGATAGTTGCGTTTTATAAAGAATCAGAAATTGTTGAAATGGGTTGCAATTGAGAAAAcagtttttaa contains:
- the TAAR2 gene encoding trace amine-associated receptor 2 — protein: MYSFMAGAIFITIFGNLAMVISISYFKQLHTPTNFLILSMAITDFLLGFTIMPYSMIRSVENCWYFGLTFCKIHYSFDLMLSITSIFHLCSVAIDRFYAICYPLHYSTKITIPVIKRLLLLCWSVPGAFAFGVVFSEAYADGIEGYDILVACSSSCPVMFNKLWGTTLFMAGFFTPGSMMVGIYGKIFAVSRKHAHAINTLPENQNNQVKKDKKAAKTLGIVMGVFLLCWFPCFFTILLDPFLNFSTPVILFDALTWFGYFNSTCNPLIYGFFYPWFRRALKYILLGKVFSSHFHNTNLCIQKENE